A genomic segment from Nodularia sphaerocarpa UHCC 0038 encodes:
- a CDS encoding GNAT family N-acetyltransferase — translation MVEQIKPRYSSLWINKIAEVPQDAWDALAMPLKTPFLEWDWLNNLEISQSATAKTGWLPNHLTLWRDRTLIAVAPLYLKGHSYGEFVFDHQWAELADRIGVQYYPKLLGMTPFTPAEGYRFLIAPGEDEDEITAMMVHEIDSFCTKHRISGCHFLYVDPQWRAVLERQGFTTWLHHSYIWENVDFKTFDDYLALFNANQRRNIKRERKAVEKVGLRLQPLTGDAIPQSLFPLMYDFYADTCDKFGWWGSKYLTKQFFEQLHTNYRHRVVFFPAYTEQDQDQPVGMSFCLFKGDRLYGRYWGSFQEIDCLHFDACYYSPIEWAIANNIQSFDPGAGGQHKKRRGFPAMPNYSLHRFYNSRLDQILRPYIREVNQLEQQQMEAINQELPFGQDTKN, via the coding sequence ATGGTGGAACAAATCAAGCCTCGCTACTCTAGCCTTTGGATCAACAAAATCGCGGAAGTACCCCAAGATGCTTGGGATGCTTTAGCAATGCCACTGAAAACGCCGTTTTTAGAATGGGATTGGCTGAATAATTTAGAAATTTCCCAGAGTGCTACTGCTAAAACCGGCTGGTTACCCAATCATTTAACTCTTTGGCGAGACAGGACTTTGATTGCTGTTGCGCCACTTTACCTCAAAGGTCATAGTTATGGCGAATTTGTTTTTGATCACCAATGGGCAGAATTAGCCGATCGCATTGGAGTCCAGTATTATCCTAAGTTGCTGGGAATGACTCCATTTACCCCGGCTGAAGGTTATCGCTTTTTAATCGCTCCTGGGGAAGATGAGGACGAAATTACAGCCATGATGGTGCATGAAATTGATTCTTTCTGCACTAAACATCGGATTTCTGGTTGTCATTTTCTCTACGTTGATCCCCAATGGCGCGCTGTGTTGGAACGCCAAGGTTTTACAACTTGGTTACACCATAGCTATATTTGGGAAAATGTGGATTTTAAAACTTTTGATGATTATTTAGCATTATTCAACGCCAATCAGCGCCGCAATATCAAGCGAGAACGCAAAGCTGTGGAAAAAGTGGGTTTACGATTACAACCACTGACTGGTGATGCAATTCCTCAGTCTTTATTTCCTTTGATGTACGATTTCTATGCTGATACTTGTGATAAGTTCGGCTGGTGGGGTAGTAAATACCTGACAAAGCAGTTTTTTGAGCAACTACACACCAATTATCGCCATCGAGTCGTGTTTTTCCCGGCTTATACAGAACAAGATCAGGATCAACCTGTGGGTATGTCTTTTTGTTTGTTTAAAGGCGATCGCTTATATGGACGTTATTGGGGTAGTTTTCAAGAGATAGATTGCTTGCATTTTGATGCTTGCTATTATTCACCCATTGAGTGGGCGATCGCTAACAATATTCAAAGTTTCGATCCCGGTGCTGGGGGACAACACAAAAAACGCCGTGGTTTTCCGGCTATGCCTAATTACAGTTTACACCGCTTTTACAATAGTCGTTTAGATCAAATTCTTCGCCCTTATATTCGGGAAGTTAATCAACTAGAACAGCAGCAGATGGAAGCGATTAATCAGGAGTTACCATTTGGTCAGGACACAAAAAATTGA
- a CDS encoding tetratricopeptide repeat protein: MYKQHKTTQCFYPLNNWQQLHLKLLCAASVCLLWAAPTMMELPGSKLLAEKSISQDLETASLYQQGVTRYQRNDLQGAESAFRLALQRDPQMGMARNYLGNILLRQNRPELAVEEYREALRINPNLGETYYNLGLALHRQGQEAAAITAYRQALLIDPSRSAGQYNLGLALYELGQIQPAIAAYEAAINLDSSNANAYYNLAIAQQGQGEIEPAIAAYRQVLELQPQNATAYQNLGVILYNQGELQEANGILKRAHAAYKQQGNLESAEEMKQLIQQISQIIEQQRQASQTANPVQNPTPTGNQVIPEITPGDMPVFLNK; encoded by the coding sequence ATGTATAAACAGCATAAAACTACCCAGTGTTTTTACCCATTGAACAATTGGCAGCAGCTGCATCTAAAACTTCTATGTGCAGCCTCTGTGTGTTTGCTGTGGGCTGCACCGACAATGATGGAATTACCAGGAAGTAAGCTGCTGGCAGAAAAATCAATTTCTCAGGATTTGGAAACAGCAAGCCTTTACCAGCAAGGAGTCACACGTTATCAACGTAATGATTTACAGGGTGCAGAATCTGCCTTTCGTCTAGCCTTACAGCGAGATCCTCAGATGGGTATGGCACGTAATTATCTGGGTAATATTTTGCTGAGACAAAATCGCCCAGAGCTAGCAGTGGAAGAATATCGAGAGGCGCTGAGAATTAATCCCAATCTGGGTGAAACTTACTATAATCTAGGGTTAGCATTGCACCGACAAGGGCAAGAAGCAGCTGCGATTACTGCTTATAGACAAGCTTTGTTGATCGATCCGTCCAGGTCAGCCGGACAGTATAATTTGGGATTGGCGCTGTATGAATTAGGACAAATACAGCCAGCGATCGCCGCTTATGAGGCAGCGATTAATCTCGATAGTAGTAATGCCAATGCTTATTATAACTTAGCGATCGCCCAACAAGGACAAGGAGAAATAGAACCAGCGATCGCCGCTTATCGACAAGTGCTAGAACTGCAACCTCAAAATGCCACAGCCTACCAGAACTTAGGAGTTATTTTATACAATCAGGGTGAACTCCAGGAAGCTAACGGAATATTGAAACGCGCCCACGCAGCATACAAGCAGCAAGGTAACTTGGAGTCAGCCGAGGAAATGAAGCAATTAATCCAGCAAATTTCCCAGATCATAGAACAACAGCGTCAAGCAAGTCAAACAGCTAATCCCGTCCAGAATCCAACTCCTACAGGTAATCAAGTCATACCTGAGATAACTCCTGGGGATATGCCAGTTTTTTTGAATAAATAG
- the queA gene encoding tRNA preQ1(34) S-adenosylmethionine ribosyltransferase-isomerase QueA: MEKQIAHTNLPEISQKESQDLNLDYSLAGYDYTLPNELIAQNPVFPRDSSRLLVVNSSTTGQESAPIHQIFRDLPELLRAGDLLIMNDTKVIPARLYGRKSTGAEIEVLLLEERQLNCWLALVKPGKRFKPGTQIIFASRGLKNRHQTDSLPLATELTATVLETDAATGGRLLRFDVPSGKALVDMLDQFGEIPLPPYITASTAADEQYQTVYAQNPGAIAAPTAGLHFTPELLDKLRDRGINQALITLHVGVGTFRPVEIEEVTNHQMHEEWISVPPATVAQIRATKAAGGRIIAVGTTAVRALEGAAKSGDLQPFCGKTDLFIYPGYQWRVVDGLITNFHLPRSSLLMLVSALIGRERLLNIYQEAIASKYRFYSFGDAMLILQ, translated from the coding sequence ATGGAGAAACAAATAGCACATACTAATTTGCCGGAAATTTCTCAAAAAGAGAGCCAAGACCTGAATTTAGATTATTCATTAGCAGGGTATGATTACACATTACCAAATGAACTTATTGCCCAAAATCCGGTATTTCCTAGAGATAGTTCGCGTTTATTAGTGGTAAATTCTTCTACGACAGGGCAAGAATCCGCACCCATACACCAGATTTTTCGAGATTTACCAGAGCTATTACGCGCTGGTGATTTATTGATCATGAATGACACAAAAGTTATTCCAGCGCGGCTGTATGGTCGTAAATCCACTGGGGCAGAAATTGAGGTTTTGCTATTAGAAGAACGACAACTTAACTGTTGGTTAGCTTTAGTTAAACCAGGAAAACGCTTCAAACCAGGAACGCAGATTATTTTTGCATCCAGGGGATTAAAAAATAGGCATCAAACGGATTCTCTTCCACTCGCAACTGAACTAACGGCTACAGTTCTAGAAACAGACGCAGCCACGGGAGGGCGTTTATTGCGTTTTGATGTGCCGTCGGGAAAAGCTTTGGTAGATATGTTAGATCAATTCGGTGAGATACCTCTACCGCCTTATATCACTGCATCCACTGCTGCTGATGAACAATATCAAACAGTTTATGCTCAAAACCCAGGTGCGATCGCAGCGCCTACGGCAGGATTACATTTTACCCCAGAGTTGCTGGATAAGTTACGCGATCGCGGCATAAATCAAGCTTTGATTACATTACACGTTGGCGTAGGGACATTTCGCCCCGTTGAAATAGAAGAGGTAACTAACCACCAGATGCACGAAGAGTGGATTTCAGTCCCCCCCGCCACAGTCGCACAAATCCGCGCCACTAAAGCTGCTGGGGGTCGAATTATTGCTGTGGGGACAACAGCAGTGCGCGCCTTAGAAGGGGCAGCTAAATCTGGAGATTTACAACCATTTTGTGGCAAAACAGACTTATTCATCTATCCCGGTTATCAATGGCGGGTAGTAGATGGACTAATTACCAATTTTCATCTCCCACGTTCTAGTTTGCTGATGTTGGTCAGTGCTTTGATTGGTAGAGAACGTTTATTAAATATATACCAAGAAGCGATCGCCTCGAAATATCGCTTTTATTCCTTCGGTGATGCCATGCTGATTCTTCAGTGA
- the prmA gene encoding 50S ribosomal protein L11 methyltransferase, which produces MANTWWELQILCDRALEESVLWRLEDFSSRGTASESKGNSCLVKAYLPRFQAQLLDLAALSLWLRQDALCVGLPVPTLNWELIDEEDWATSWKQYWKPEKIGDRFLINPAWLPLPETTERLVIRLDPGVAFGTGNHATTQLCLESLEMRLSDVPSSFVGQSVKKEPLVIADIGCGSGILSIGALLLGAEKVYAVDTDPLAVQSTFSNRALNDIKPERLVSAEGSVDMILKLAGQPVDGIVCNILADVIIQLVPEMTAIAKPNTWAIFSGILLEQSKAVADALEQNGWIVATLWKRKEWCCLNVRRS; this is translated from the coding sequence ATGGCAAACACTTGGTGGGAACTACAGATTTTATGTGATCGGGCGCTAGAAGAGTCGGTCTTGTGGCGACTGGAAGATTTTAGCAGCCGTGGTACAGCGAGTGAAAGTAAAGGTAATTCTTGTCTAGTTAAAGCTTACCTACCGAGATTTCAAGCACAGTTACTCGATTTGGCGGCGCTGTCGTTGTGGTTGCGTCAAGATGCTCTTTGTGTAGGATTGCCTGTTCCTACCCTAAACTGGGAGTTAATCGATGAGGAAGATTGGGCTACTAGTTGGAAACAATACTGGAAACCGGAAAAAATAGGCGATCGCTTCCTGATTAATCCCGCCTGGCTACCCTTACCAGAAACCACAGAAAGGTTAGTCATTCGTCTTGATCCTGGGGTAGCATTTGGTACTGGGAATCATGCCACTACACAATTGTGTTTGGAATCCCTAGAAATGCGGTTAAGTGATGTACCTTCTTCTTTCGTGGGTCAGAGTGTTAAAAAAGAACCTTTGGTAATTGCGGATATTGGCTGTGGTTCTGGTATACTTTCCATTGGAGCATTGCTCTTGGGCGCTGAAAAAGTCTATGCAGTAGATACTGATCCCTTGGCGGTGCAATCAACTTTCAGCAATCGCGCCCTGAACGATATTAAGCCGGAACGCTTGGTATCAGCAGAAGGTAGTGTAGATATGATCCTCAAACTGGCGGGTCAACCAGTAGATGGTATTGTCTGTAATATTCTGGCTGATGTGATTATTCAGTTGGTTCCAGAAATGACTGCGATCGCTAAACCCAATACTTGGGCAATTTTTAGCGGTATTTTACTCGAACAATCGAAAGCGGTGGCTGATGCGCTAGAACAAAATGGTTGGATTGTTGCTACCCTGTGGAAAAGGAAAGAATGGTGTTGTTTGAATGTGCGGCGTTCTTAG
- the serA gene encoding phosphoglycerate dehydrogenase: MSKVLVSDPIDQAGIDILTQVATVDVKTGLTPAELIEIIGEYDALMIRSGTRVTQEIIEAGTGLKIIGRAGVGVDNVDVPAATRRGIVVVNSPEGNTIAAAEHALAMMLSLSRHIPDANASVKSGEWDRKTFVGAEVYKKTLGVVGLGKIGSHVATVARAMGMKLLAYDPFISTERAEQLGCQLVEIDLLMQQADYITLHIPKTPETTHLINAKSLAKMKPTARIINCARGGIIDEAALAVAIKEGQIKGAALDVFESEPLGESDLRSLGKEIILTPHLGASTTEAQVNVAIDVAEQIRDVLLGLPARSAVNIPGFGPDVLEELKPYMQLAETLGNLVGQLAGGRVESLTVRLQGELASNKSQPLVVASLKGLLYQALRERVNYVNASIEAKERGIRVIETRDASARDYAGSLHLEATGTLGTHSVTGALLGDKEIHLTDVDGFPINVPPTKYMLFTLHRDMPGIIGKLGSLLGSFNVNIASMQVGRKIVRGDAVMALSIDDPLPDGILAEIVKVSGIRDAYTVTL, translated from the coding sequence ATGTCCAAGGTTCTCGTCTCCGATCCCATTGACCAAGCTGGAATTGACATTCTCACCCAAGTTGCTACCGTAGATGTCAAAACAGGTCTCACACCAGCAGAACTGATCGAAATTATTGGTGAATATGACGCGCTAATGATTCGCTCTGGTACGCGCGTTACACAAGAAATTATTGAAGCTGGAACTGGGTTAAAAATCATCGGTCGCGCCGGTGTGGGTGTGGATAATGTCGATGTTCCCGCAGCTACCCGCCGAGGAATTGTCGTTGTCAATTCCCCAGAAGGTAACACAATCGCCGCCGCAGAACACGCTCTAGCGATGATGTTATCTTTATCTCGTCACATTCCCGATGCTAACGCTTCCGTCAAAAGCGGTGAGTGGGATCGCAAAACCTTCGTGGGCGCGGAAGTTTATAAAAAAACTCTCGGCGTTGTCGGTTTGGGTAAAATCGGTTCCCACGTTGCGACTGTAGCCAGAGCAATGGGAATGAAGCTGCTAGCTTACGATCCTTTTATCTCTACAGAACGCGCCGAACAACTTGGCTGTCAGTTGGTAGAGATAGATTTACTGATGCAGCAAGCTGATTATATCACGCTGCACATCCCTAAAACACCAGAAACGACCCACTTAATTAACGCTAAAAGTCTGGCGAAAATGAAACCCACAGCCAGAATTATCAACTGCGCTCGTGGTGGGATCATTGATGAAGCTGCTTTAGCTGTAGCGATTAAAGAAGGTCAAATCAAAGGTGCGGCTTTGGATGTGTTCGAGTCAGAACCACTGGGTGAATCTGATTTGCGATCGCTCGGTAAAGAAATCATCCTTACCCCCCATTTAGGAGCCTCCACCACAGAAGCACAAGTAAATGTCGCCATTGATGTCGCCGAACAAATTCGCGATGTTCTCTTAGGACTACCAGCACGTTCAGCAGTCAATATCCCCGGATTTGGCCCCGATGTGCTAGAAGAACTCAAGCCTTATATGCAGCTAGCCGAAACCCTGGGTAACTTGGTGGGACAGCTAGCTGGTGGCCGGGTAGAATCACTGACTGTGCGACTACAAGGAGAACTCGCCAGCAACAAGAGTCAGCCTTTGGTTGTCGCCTCCCTCAAAGGACTACTTTACCAAGCCCTGCGGGAACGGGTAAACTACGTCAACGCCAGTATAGAAGCTAAAGAGCGCGGAATCCGGGTGATTGAAACCCGCGATGCTTCAGCTCGCGACTACGCCGGCTCGTTACACCTGGAAGCTACAGGTACTTTAGGTACTCATTCGGTTACAGGGGCTTTATTAGGCGACAAAGAAATTCACCTCACCGACGTTGATGGTTTCCCCATTAATGTACCCCCCACCAAATATATGCTGTTTACCTTGCACCGTGATATGCCAGGAATTATCGGCAAACTCGGTTCCCTACTGGGCAGTTTTAATGTCAATATTGCCAGTATGCAGGTAGGCCGTAAAATTGTCCGTGGTGATGCTGTGATGGCTCTGAGTATCGATGATCCTTTACCGGATGGCATTTTGGCAGAAATTGTCAAAGTATCGGGAATTAGGGACGCATACACGGTAACTTTATAA
- a CDS encoding 2-dehydropantoate 2-reductase, translated as MKICIVGAGAIGGYLGAKLALAGEEVTFIARGQHLEAIQNRGLEVIMSDGSNYVVKPSLATSDINDAGTQDVVILAVKAQSLAAIAALAEGIAPALSSLYNPDTMVVTAQNGIPWWYFYKHGGEYEGQKIHAVDPEGIIAANIDIDRIIGCVVYSAVELQSPGVIHHIEGDRFSLGEIDNSKTERIQKLAQSCKKAGLKAPVRSDIRTELWLKLWGNLAFNPISALTRATLEQICQYPLTRELARQMMMEAQSIAEKLGIQFGISLEQRINGAEKVGAHKTSMLQDIEAGRTTEVEAILGAVIELGKLTHIPTPYMDTVYANVKLLEKTLLLDS; from the coding sequence ATGAAAATCTGTATTGTCGGTGCGGGTGCGATTGGCGGGTACTTAGGGGCTAAACTAGCTCTAGCAGGGGAAGAAGTCACCTTTATTGCGCGTGGACAGCATTTAGAAGCAATTCAAAACCGGGGACTTGAGGTAATCATGTCCGATGGGTCAAATTATGTAGTAAAACCATCTTTAGCCACCAGTGATATAAATGACGCAGGAACTCAAGATGTAGTTATCCTGGCGGTAAAAGCTCAGAGTTTAGCTGCGATAGCTGCGCTTGCCGAAGGCATCGCTCCGGCTCTATCATCCCTCTACAATCCTGATACAATGGTAGTTACTGCCCAAAATGGGATACCTTGGTGGTACTTCTACAAGCATGGCGGTGAATATGAAGGGCAAAAAATCCACGCCGTTGATCCAGAAGGGATCATTGCGGCTAATATTGATATAGATCGGATAATTGGTTGCGTAGTTTATTCAGCCGTAGAACTACAATCACCAGGAGTAATTCATCACATTGAAGGCGATCGCTTCAGTCTCGGAGAAATCGACAACAGCAAAACCGAACGCATCCAAAAACTAGCCCAAAGCTGCAAAAAAGCCGGATTAAAAGCCCCAGTGCGGTCGGATATTCGCACAGAACTTTGGCTGAAATTATGGGGAAATTTGGCGTTTAATCCCATCAGTGCCTTAACTCGCGCCACTCTAGAGCAGATTTGCCAATACCCCTTGACCCGCGAACTGGCAAGGCAGATGATGATGGAAGCCCAAAGCATAGCCGAAAAACTCGGTATTCAATTCGGTATCAGTTTAGAACAGCGCATCAATGGAGCCGAAAAAGTCGGCGCTCATAAAACTTCTATGCTTCAAGATATCGAAGCAGGTCGGACTACAGAGGTAGAAGCCATCCTGGGAGCAGTGATTGAACTGGGCAAACTTACCCACATCCCTACACCCTACATGGATACGGTCTATGCTAATGTCAAACTACTAGAAAAAACTTTATTGTTGGATTCATAA